The genomic window AAAATGCAGCTGTGTTTTGCATTTATCAGCCAACTGAGTCCCTAGGTATGTTTTATACACCTCCCAATACTCACTACTTTCACACTCAAACTTGATACTCCATGATCATGGAGTTCATCTTCAAACAGGAGTACTTCTTCAAAAAACATAATTTGTTCCCTGGCTTTcaatttctctgtatttatgTGTTCTGTTGTAGGAACAACCTAAAGAAAAAGATTAAGAAGAGTTAGCATATTAATTTTTTGCCAAACTACATAAAATTTGTCCTGATATTTTGAATTCCAGagttttagaaaggaaaaaacttttAGGGCACTAAGCATCAGACACCCCAAATTTCTAagagaaaaagttaaaatcaAAGTTTCCAAGAGTTTCTCCTTGGAAATAAATATCAAGCCAAAGCAAAAACTAAGAGTGGAAAATTCTGAATAAACTTCTCTCTGCATACAGGCTCAGTAGGGTTTCAGCTGCAAACAATTCTGCTCACTTTCTTTCAaatctttctttcaaaacatCTGAAGATGCATTGTGTTTAACATACGTATGAGAAGTTCAGGTTTATAAACAGATTTCCATGCATTTAGCATCCCTAGCCCACTACACACCTTGCAAAGGATTCTAGTAAAGCCTTCCCATGGAAATCAAGTACTTGTATGTTTTCCATCTCATGGTCTCCACAGACTCCTGGTCCCCAAAGACTATGGACCAATACTGTTTATTTCTATGCTGTACTTTTAATTCCAGCACAACTCAAATGATCTCTAACTAAAGCGAGTCTAGTCAATCAATACAAATTATCTGCTTAGTAGCAAGCAACCTGTATGCAGTAAAGAGAAGCTGGGAACTTCGGTCTTATTTTCAAGTAAGTAAAGACATGGGAGGGCCTGTGAGTTTAAATATGAGGAGTTACTGAGTTACTGTTGCAGAAAAACATAAGGCCATTGAAAGCAGTCAGGTCAGAAAGCAGACAAACATGCAAGCAGCAGAGCATGAAGGTACTACAGAATGACACAGCTGACAGTTCTGCTGTTATGTGAGGAGCTCGGGGTTCCAGAGGGGCCCCCAGCAAGAGTTGAGGACTCCCATGTGCTTTAATCCTAAAACACTTTAAGACACTGCCCACCCTGTTATTAAAATAAGCCATGATTTGATTAGGATAAAATGCTGAGAGACATGAGAAATCAGAAGTTATGAAGCACAAAAGATTCTACAGAAACCTACTGAAAGGTAAatgacagctttaaaaaaaaagtttgactGAAGCCAGATGCAGTCAGCAAttaacaagaagaaaattattaccTTTAATGTTGCAGTATCTCCCAGCAAAGTTCCTTTGTAGTCTGTTGTGTAAGTCCAGTCATATGGCTTGACAACTTCCTTAGTGTGCTCAGTCTCACTCctcaaaaagtgaaaaacagcTTTGTAGTAATTGTCTTGTAATAATTCCCAAAAAACTACAACCTCACGTAAGACTGCGCATTAGAATTCCCACACTGTTCCTAAAGAAAACCAGCAGCATTGTCTGCGCTACAATTACAATGTCAAGACAAGCACTACAATCATGGTTTCACAACATCTGTTTCCATAACAACAGTTATTGAAAACAGTTATAAGAATTCTCAATGTAACACTATCTCAGTTCTATGACtcaaaataaagattttcaTGCAATACAGTTgaaaaatttgtatttcaagATCAATTTTTCTTTAAGTAGGCAGAAAGTGATCTGTTGACAACACACAGCAATCATTAACACTGCAATTTGCCTTAGTTTTCATGACAACTTTGCTTTCTCTCTGGGCTTTATTTCCAGGTGCTCTACAACTAATCCAATTTGGCAAATACTAAGCATTATAATTAGTTCTCATGCATGGTAATTGTTCTGCTTTATTCCTAAGGCTAAGATTTTGAACATGTACAGCACTTTGCAACACCACACAATACAATCTTGTAATGCTCAAGGCCCTGGGAGTTTGAATAAACAGGAACAGCATTAAGTCAGGTTAAACTTGAAGTTTACTTTAAGAAAGCCAAGatacagctgaaaaatacaGCTGACCCAATTTAACAAAGGATGATGACAGCAAAGAAAAGTGAAGTGACTTCTGTGATCACATGCTGTATCTAGGGTAGAACCAAATGCAACCTGCTCTTCAAGAGTTCAGTTTGCTCCTTTAACTACTGTATGATGGTTTCATATACAACACACCAGTACTTGCCCACTGGTGATAAAATACTGTACCTGCTCTCTTGCCACTCCTCTGCACAAGCGACTTTGATCATACCTTGACAATTATTGACACATTTTAAAGCATCTGTAGCATTGAACTCTATTCCAAAACCATGGTCATGCTGTATTCTTAGGACATTGTCTCCAAACATCATCTCTGGCAGGGAAGGCATGTGTAATTCATCAGCCAAcctgcacagaaaaacaaaagagacaTGAGTCAGCTATAGCTCGGTCAAAGCAGTCCTTGTTTTGGAACAAGGATTCTTTAGACCATGATAATTTAGAAGACACAGCATCAATATGTTCTGCAAGACTTTGTTGTTTTCCCAGGTTAATTCATTTCACCTGAAATGCGGAGTCATTGATCCGAAGTGACTTTTCCACcacaaaagcatt from Corvus hawaiiensis isolate bCorHaw1 chromosome 2, bCorHaw1.pri.cur, whole genome shotgun sequence includes these protein-coding regions:
- the TIPRL gene encoding TIP41-like protein: MHPVFQSSRRDFTFGPWKLSAARTHIMKSAQAERLADELHMPSLPEMMFGDNVLRIQHDHGFGIEFNATDALKCVNNCQGMIKVACAEEWQESRSETEHTKEVVKPYDWTYTTDYKGTLLGDTATLKVVPTTEHINTEKLKAREQIMFFEEVLLFEDELHDHGVSSLSVKVRVMPSSFFVLLRFFLRVDGVLIRMNDTRLHHEADKTYMLREYTSRESKISSLKNVPPSLFTEPNEISQYLPIKETICEKLEFPEELEPKPETSLETTCSKSK